One Alosa alosa isolate M-15738 ecotype Scorff River chromosome 22, AALO_Geno_1.1, whole genome shotgun sequence DNA segment encodes these proteins:
- the LOC125287175 gene encoding modulator of macroautophagy TMEM150B-like isoform X2 has protein sequence MMWAWALLPVFLAVWGIVGVWVVFGIAVSNHSVNVTEQFPYISVCGSYPPQSSVFSQICNGCTFLIVWIDVIRYQQVRDLGDNCCHANRASLVIGLISAAAVSVLGNFQVSVWFWVHMSGAVLAFCLGLVYFWLQMWLTLKAEPSQDGHWVALLRALLCSLSTVFLLGIVVLQVSGFRSLAAISEWALVMTYFLLFGLFAVEFRHVHCFRVTVQEHSGGNKSYDRLHHNNTITMP, from the exons atgatgtGGGCCTGGGCACTACTTCCTGTTTTCCTGGCGGTGTGGGGCATTGTCGGAGTGTGGGTGGT GTTTGGCATTGCAGTGTCCAACCACTCAGTTAATGTGACAGAACAATTCCCCTACATCAG tgtgtgtggctcCTATCCTCCTCAGAGCTCAGTGTTTTCTCAGATCTGTAATGGGTGCACGTTCCTGA TTGTCTGGATTGATGTTATCCGTTACCAACAGGTGCGTGACCTTGGTGACAACTGTTGCCATGCCAACCGGGCGAGCTTGGTGATAGGCCTCATCTCTGCTGCAGCAGTATCCGTCCTTGGAAACTTCCAG gTGTCCGTGTGGTTCTGGGTCCACATGTCTGGGGCGGTCCTGGCCTTCTGCCTGGGTCTGGTCTACTTCTGGCTGCAAATGTGGCTCACGCTGAAAGCTGAACCGTCTCAGGATGGCCACTGGGTGGCGCTGCTGCGCGCTCTCCTCTGCAGCCTCTCCACAGTGTTCCTCCTCGGCA TCGTGGTTCTCCAAGTGTCTGGGTTCCGGTCTCTGGCGGCCATATCGGAGTGGGCGTTGGTCATGACCTACTTCCTGCTGTTCGGCCTCTTCGCCGTAGAGTTCCGCCACGTCCACTGCTTCCGGGTCACCGTACAGGAGCACTCCGGTGGGAACAAGAGCTACGACAGACTCCACCATAACAACACCATAACAATGCCATAA
- the LOC125287175 gene encoding modulator of macroautophagy TMEM150B-like isoform X1 encodes MTAERSSLHVPSVLKGESDWLMMWAWALLPVFLAVWGIVGVWVVFGIAVSNHSVNVTEQFPYISVCGSYPPQSSVFSQICNGCTFLIVWIDVIRYQQVRDLGDNCCHANRASLVIGLISAAAVSVLGNFQVSVWFWVHMSGAVLAFCLGLVYFWLQMWLTLKAEPSQDGHWVALLRALLCSLSTVFLLGIVVLQVSGFRSLAAISEWALVMTYFLLFGLFAVEFRHVHCFRVTVQEHSGGNKSYDRLHHNNTITMP; translated from the exons ATGACAGCAGAGaggagtagcctacatgtaCCTTCTGTACTTAAAGG GgaatctgattggctgatgatgtGGGCCTGGGCACTACTTCCTGTTTTCCTGGCGGTGTGGGGCATTGTCGGAGTGTGGGTGGT GTTTGGCATTGCAGTGTCCAACCACTCAGTTAATGTGACAGAACAATTCCCCTACATCAG tgtgtgtggctcCTATCCTCCTCAGAGCTCAGTGTTTTCTCAGATCTGTAATGGGTGCACGTTCCTGA TTGTCTGGATTGATGTTATCCGTTACCAACAGGTGCGTGACCTTGGTGACAACTGTTGCCATGCCAACCGGGCGAGCTTGGTGATAGGCCTCATCTCTGCTGCAGCAGTATCCGTCCTTGGAAACTTCCAG gTGTCCGTGTGGTTCTGGGTCCACATGTCTGGGGCGGTCCTGGCCTTCTGCCTGGGTCTGGTCTACTTCTGGCTGCAAATGTGGCTCACGCTGAAAGCTGAACCGTCTCAGGATGGCCACTGGGTGGCGCTGCTGCGCGCTCTCCTCTGCAGCCTCTCCACAGTGTTCCTCCTCGGCA TCGTGGTTCTCCAAGTGTCTGGGTTCCGGTCTCTGGCGGCCATATCGGAGTGGGCGTTGGTCATGACCTACTTCCTGCTGTTCGGCCTCTTCGCCGTAGAGTTCCGCCACGTCCACTGCTTCCGGGTCACCGTACAGGAGCACTCCGGTGGGAACAAGAGCTACGACAGACTCCACCATAACAACACCATAACAATGCCATAA
- the LOC125287175 gene encoding modulator of macroautophagy TMEM150B-like isoform X3, giving the protein MTAERSSLHVPSVLKGESDWLMMWAWALLPVFLAVWGIVGVWVVFGIAVSNHSVNVTEQFPYISVCGSYPPQSSVFSQICNGCTFLIVWIDVIRYQQVRDLGDNCCHANRASLVIGLISAAAVSVLGNFQVSVWFWVHMSGAVLAFCLGLVYFWLQMWLTLKAEPSQDGHWVALLRALLCSLSTVFLLGIVVLQVSGFRSLAITPASY; this is encoded by the exons ATGACAGCAGAGaggagtagcctacatgtaCCTTCTGTACTTAAAGG GgaatctgattggctgatgatgtGGGCCTGGGCACTACTTCCTGTTTTCCTGGCGGTGTGGGGCATTGTCGGAGTGTGGGTGGT GTTTGGCATTGCAGTGTCCAACCACTCAGTTAATGTGACAGAACAATTCCCCTACATCAG tgtgtgtggctcCTATCCTCCTCAGAGCTCAGTGTTTTCTCAGATCTGTAATGGGTGCACGTTCCTGA TTGTCTGGATTGATGTTATCCGTTACCAACAGGTGCGTGACCTTGGTGACAACTGTTGCCATGCCAACCGGGCGAGCTTGGTGATAGGCCTCATCTCTGCTGCAGCAGTATCCGTCCTTGGAAACTTCCAG gTGTCCGTGTGGTTCTGGGTCCACATGTCTGGGGCGGTCCTGGCCTTCTGCCTGGGTCTGGTCTACTTCTGGCTGCAAATGTGGCTCACGCTGAAAGCTGAACCGTCTCAGGATGGCCACTGGGTGGCGCTGCTGCGCGCTCTCCTCTGCAGCCTCTCCACAGTGTTCCTCCTCGGCA TCGTGGTTCTCCAAGTGTCTGGGTTCCG GTCACTTGCCATCACACCTGCATCATATTAG
- the LOC125287172 gene encoding nuclear GTPase SLIP-GC-like, with translation MKSVTIKLPGCNDILKNLVLMVLPGTGDIDMSRRHMWKKCLRECSTVWIISDINRAASDENAWEILTASIEELVHGGECNNIAYICTKTDASIYPEEYMSNKNLTDEDLGITEAQQEEDYEKIKTNKCIVHRNGLTKERIRHDFFKHKEVQDYFSNEDFEVFTVSSWEFKKQDILSKDLTEVPALMERLRNLNASFPEKREEDYIKEALGVLSLIQGSNCDSHTNVKFSKMKDKACSRVKKQLEDQLDKLNRSLQDKYNDLRHCLSQGAKEAEQKCLQIAESEVINPPLQTAQGYHRTLRALCQKGGVTKSNTKKITDLNGVLISPMRQLVDKAFKDLFERRSSRRLKSVAGILENFNFTSGIANDFRFPLSLILNFLETQQNKLKTTLEEDIRQMKKEIYNCLKDTIELEMRPVYKKGGSETGKGTFKIMQAVLRKGIEEHKTSMFNRATEKSLDKFNDMKAHIDKTLGKLADTAENALSPMHSVPLPDITEEVNRMKRMKKLHT, from the exons ATGAAGTCTGTGACTATCAAGCTGCCTGGTTGTAACGACATCCTAAAAAATCTGGTCTTGATGGTTCTCCCAGGAACTGGAGACATTGATATGAGCAGACGACATATGTGGAAAAAG TGCCTGAGAGAGTGTTCCACTGTATGGATCATAAGTGACATCAATCGAGCTGCTTCTGATGAGAATGCTTGGGAGATTCTCACTGCCAGCATCGAAGAATTGGTACATGGTGGTGAATGCAACAACATCGCCTACATCTGCACAAAGACCGATGCTTCCATATACCCAGAAGAATACATgag TAACAAGAATTTGACAGACGAAGACCTGGGAATCACAGAAGCACAG CAGGAAGAAGACTATGAGAAGATCAAGACTAATAAATGCATAGTGCATAGAAATGGGCTGACTAAGGAACGAATAAGACatgatttttttaaacataaagaAGTACAG GATTATTTCAGCAATGAGGACTTTGAGGTTTTCACTGTCAGTTCGTGGGAATTTAAGAAGCAAGACATTCTATCTAAAGATCTCACAG AAGTCCCAGCTTTAATGGAACGACTAAGAAATCTCAATGCCAGTTTCcctgaaaagagagaagaggactaTATTAAGGAAGCTCTGGGGGTTCTGTCCTTGATCCAGGGCTCAAACTGTGACAGCCACACCAATGTTAAATTT TCTAAGATGAAAGACAAGGCATGTTCGAGAGTGAAGAAGCAACTGGAAGACCAGCTGGATAAGTTGAATCGTTCACTGCAGGATAAGTACAATGATCTgcgtcactgtctctctcagggGGCAAAGGAGGCTGAGCAGAAGTGTCTCCAAATAGCTGAGAGTGAAGTGATAAATCCA CCACTCCAAACAGCACAGGGGTACCATCGCACTTTGAGAGCTTTGTGTCAGAAAGGAGGAGTGACAAAGTCAAATACCAAGAAGATCACAGATCTGAATGGTGTGCTGATTTCACCCATGCGACAACTGGTGGACAAGGCATTTAAAGATCTGTTTGA GAGGAGAAGCTCCAGAAGATTAAAGTCTGTCGCTGGAATACTTGAGAACTTCAACTTTACTAGTGGAATTGCTAATGACTTCAGATTTCCTCTATCTTTGATTTTGAATTTTCTTGAGACTCAG CAAAACAAGCTAAAGACAACACTAGAAGAGGACATCAGACAGATGAAAAAGGAAATCTACAACTGCCTCAAAGACACCATAGAATTAGAGATGCGGCCAGTGTACAAAA AGGGGGGATCTGAAACTGGAAAAGGAACCTTTAAAATAATGCAGGCTGTCCTGAGAAAAGGCATTGAGGAGCACAAGACCTCCATGTTCAACCGAGCCACTGAGAAGTCACTGGATAAGTTTAATGACATGAAG GCTCATATTGACAAAACACTAGGAAAATTAGCAGACACTGCTGAAAATGCACTCAGCCCAATGCACAGTGTGCCTCTCCCTG ATATCACTGAGGAGGTGAACAGGATGAAAAGGATGAAAAAGCTTCACACTTGA